In Saccharicrinis fermentans DSM 9555 = JCM 21142, a genomic segment contains:
- a CDS encoding SxtJ family membrane protein, giving the protein MLYKLGHGCIDSGKLYNCKINGIFKGSLSFSERTKKMVASTVNYDIHGIGHIDIFIKWICFSSIYIYFILMSREKAQEATLALVLLILIVVIKYEQSWLLFVAVVLIIVSFVSKKTSFVIAKGWFGIAHFIGIVMSHVVLFVIYYFVLFPLAVLQRLTGRNQLRKKDYVHSYFHWRNHLYDEEDVKKPW; this is encoded by the coding sequence ATGCTTTATAAACTCGGGCATGGATGTATTGATTCTGGAAAACTATATAATTGTAAAATAAATGGAATTTTTAAAGGATCTCTTTCTTTTTCTGAAAGAACGAAAAAAATGGTGGCTAGTACCGTTAATTATGATATTCATGGCATTGGGCATATTGATATTTTTATCAAATGGATCTGCTTTAGCTCCATTTATATATACTTTATTTTAATGAGTAGAGAAAAGGCACAGGAAGCTACACTAGCATTGGTTCTTCTTATATTAATAGTCGTTATAAAATACGAGCAAAGCTGGTTATTATTTGTTGCAGTGGTACTAATCATTGTATCATTTGTATCTAAAAAGACTAGTTTTGTAATAGCAAAGGGGTGGTTCGGAATAGCTCATTTTATAGGCATCGTAATGAGCCATGTTGTTTTGTTTGTTATCTATTATTTTGTATTGTTTCCTTTGGCGGTATTGCAACGATTAACAGGTAGAAATCAACTTCGTAAAAAGGACTATGTGCATTCTTATTTTCATTGGCGTAATCATTTATACGATGAAGAAGATGTAAAGAAACCTTGGTGA
- a CDS encoding carbamoyltransferase family protein, with translation MKILGISAYYHDSAAALIENGKVLYAAQEERFSRIKNDPSFPMAAIKFCLEEAGLEMKDVDIVSFYDKPFLKFERILETHYAYAPKGFRSFVKAMPIWLKEKLFIKQMIQKRMEELHKSKLHIPIYFPEHHLSHAASAFYTSPFKRCAYLTIDGVGEWSTSSYGIACGEKGIKVLGEIRFPDSLGLFYSSFTYFLGFEVNGGEYKMMGLAPYAHEYSNRVQHFTHLIKDKLIDIKNDGSFRLNDYYFDYQVGLRMVKIHHWERLFGFCRRKPQDCLEQVHADLAHAAQSVLEEVLIRLIQFVQQETKEEYLCLAGGVALNCVANSVMFHQNRFKDIFVQPAAGDAGGALGAALAIAHIQGNMLFTGLKKPFDVYLGPKATTSSIEHVLRKYSCDYTYYAHEDDLRIATAKYIAAKKVVGWFRGRSEFGPRALGNRSILADATDPKMQYILNMKIKFREGFRPFAPVVCEEDYALYFEPGKHSYYMLFTNQVKKSIRKIVPDDFWRWSIDEKRKFPKSELPAITHTDFSARVQVVDKDVNSSFWALIQAYKEITGIGVIINTSFNVKDEPIVNTPQEAYQCFINSGMDVLILENYIIVK, from the coding sequence ATGAAAATCCTAGGTATTTCAGCATATTATCATGATTCAGCAGCAGCCTTAATTGAAAATGGTAAGGTTTTGTATGCAGCACAGGAAGAGCGATTCTCTAGAATTAAAAATGATCCTTCTTTTCCTATGGCTGCAATAAAGTTTTGCCTCGAAGAAGCAGGCCTTGAAATGAAAGATGTTGACATTGTTTCTTTTTATGATAAACCTTTTTTAAAATTTGAAAGAATACTAGAAACTCATTATGCATATGCACCAAAGGGATTTAGATCATTTGTGAAAGCCATGCCTATCTGGTTGAAAGAGAAACTCTTTATCAAACAAATGATACAAAAAAGAATGGAAGAGCTACATAAATCTAAGCTACATATTCCAATTTACTTTCCGGAGCATCATTTGTCGCATGCAGCCAGCGCTTTTTACACCTCGCCTTTTAAGCGCTGTGCCTACTTAACCATTGATGGAGTTGGTGAATGGTCAACAAGCTCTTATGGGATTGCATGTGGAGAAAAGGGAATTAAAGTACTTGGAGAAATTCGATTTCCGGATTCTCTGGGTCTTTTTTATTCTTCATTTACCTATTTTTTAGGATTTGAGGTAAATGGTGGAGAATATAAGATGATGGGATTGGCACCTTATGCGCATGAATACTCTAATCGTGTTCAGCACTTTACTCATTTAATAAAGGATAAACTAATAGATATAAAAAATGATGGTTCTTTTAGGTTAAATGACTATTATTTTGATTATCAGGTTGGTTTGCGAATGGTGAAGATTCATCATTGGGAAAGGCTCTTTGGTTTTTGTCGAAGAAAGCCCCAGGATTGTCTAGAACAAGTACATGCCGATTTAGCGCATGCAGCTCAAAGTGTGTTAGAGGAAGTTCTTATTCGATTGATTCAATTTGTGCAGCAAGAAACCAAGGAGGAGTATTTATGTTTGGCAGGTGGGGTAGCGCTTAATTGTGTTGCCAATTCGGTTATGTTTCATCAAAATAGGTTTAAGGATATATTTGTGCAACCTGCTGCTGGTGACGCTGGCGGAGCTTTGGGAGCTGCCCTGGCAATAGCTCATATACAAGGTAATATGTTATTTACAGGTTTAAAAAAACCTTTTGATGTTTATCTGGGTCCTAAGGCTACTACCTCGTCTATCGAACACGTTTTAAGAAAGTATTCATGTGATTATACTTATTATGCGCATGAGGATGATTTGCGGATTGCGACCGCAAAGTATATTGCAGCTAAAAAAGTAGTAGGGTGGTTTCGTGGACGTAGTGAATTCGGCCCAAGAGCCTTGGGGAACAGAAGCATTTTGGCCGATGCAACAGATCCGAAAATGCAATACATCTTAAATATGAAAATTAAATTCAGAGAAGGATTCAGACCATTTGCACCTGTTGTGTGTGAGGAGGATTATGCGCTTTATTTTGAGCCAGGAAAGCATTCTTATTATATGTTATTTACTAATCAAGTAAAAAAATCAATTAGAAAAATTGTACCGGATGATTTTTGGCGATGGAGTATAGACGAAAAACGTAAGTTCCCTAAGTCAGAGCTGCCAGCGATCACACATACTGATTTTTCGGCTAGAGTACAAGTTGTTGATAAGGATGTAAATTCATCATTCTGGGCTTTGATCCAAGCGTACAAAGAGATCACCGGAATTGGTGTTATCATTAATACTAGTTTTAATGTTAAGGATGAACCAATTGTGAATACGCCGCAAGAGGCATATCAATGCTTTATAAACTCGGGCATGGATGTATTGATTCTGGAAAACTATATAATTGTAAAATAA
- a CDS encoding DUF1593 domain-containing protein, with amino-acid sequence MKRNVFVTVLLSVLIIQACHSQNENGKIEKPRVVILTDISTWETDDSESLVRLLVHADMLEIEGLIYTTGWSLEETQDDFFQLIHDGIDAYEKDLPHLLKRSRQLNFNQDESKQNIGYWPSPEYLRERTMFGSRKRGINAIGEDNVSDGSNLIIELADEDDDRPLWILVWGGGNTLAQAIWQVQQERSGEELRTFLHKIPTYAITDQDRSYKEGTPFDISSHQWMRREFETDLMFLWDDCAWKYQNGTGKKNWDEYARNIQNHGNLGEVYPKYKYGVEGDTPSFLHVLPNGLNNPQIPGQVSWGGYFEWGIGPDTTTYAYVNHQGKAWQICTKYERYFYPATFNNFVARMDWAATGKGNINPQVIVNGNGGVIPIEMEGVEGETITLDASESYDTDQDSLSFKWWVLSEIGTYEQEILLSNNNADITTVQIPSGSAGKNFHVICEVTDNGHPQLTSYRRLIITIKTD; translated from the coding sequence ATGAAACGAAATGTTTTTGTAACAGTACTCTTGTCTGTTCTAATAATACAAGCTTGTCATTCTCAAAATGAAAATGGAAAAATTGAAAAACCACGCGTGGTTATCCTTACAGATATTTCAACTTGGGAAACAGACGACAGTGAATCGTTGGTAAGACTGCTCGTGCATGCAGATATGCTTGAAATTGAGGGCTTAATTTATACAACAGGTTGGAGTCTCGAAGAAACACAGGATGATTTCTTTCAATTGATTCATGATGGCATAGATGCTTATGAAAAAGATTTGCCCCATTTGTTAAAACGTTCCAGGCAACTGAACTTTAATCAGGATGAATCGAAACAAAATATTGGGTATTGGCCCAGTCCTGAATATCTACGTGAAAGAACCATGTTTGGAAGTAGAAAGCGAGGAATAAATGCAATTGGTGAAGATAACGTTTCGGACGGAAGTAACTTGATTATAGAATTGGCTGATGAAGATGATGACCGCCCTTTATGGATATTAGTTTGGGGGGGAGGAAATACCTTGGCTCAGGCTATATGGCAAGTTCAGCAGGAAAGGAGTGGGGAGGAACTAAGAACATTTTTGCATAAAATACCTACTTATGCAATTACCGACCAAGATAGGTCGTATAAAGAAGGTACTCCATTTGATATTAGTTCTCACCAATGGATGCGTAGGGAATTTGAAACAGATTTGATGTTTCTTTGGGATGATTGTGCATGGAAATACCAAAATGGAACAGGAAAAAAGAACTGGGACGAGTATGCCAGAAATATACAAAATCATGGGAATTTAGGTGAGGTTTATCCTAAATACAAGTATGGTGTTGAGGGTGATACTCCATCGTTTTTGCATGTATTGCCCAATGGCTTAAACAACCCCCAAATACCTGGTCAGGTGAGTTGGGGTGGGTATTTTGAATGGGGAATAGGTCCTGATACAACCACCTATGCATATGTAAATCATCAAGGAAAAGCATGGCAAATATGTACGAAATACGAAAGGTATTTTTATCCGGCTACGTTCAATAATTTTGTGGCCCGAATGGATTGGGCTGCCACTGGTAAGGGAAATATAAATCCCCAGGTTATTGTCAATGGCAATGGAGGTGTCATACCCATAGAAATGGAGGGTGTAGAAGGAGAAACTATTACTCTTGATGCTTCTGAATCATATGATACTGATCAGGACTCATTGAGTTTCAAGTGGTGGGTATTATCAGAAATAGGTACATACGAACAGGAGATCTTGTTGTCCAATAATAACGCCGATATAACTACTGTTCAAATCCCTTCGGGATCTGCAGGAAAGAATTTTCATGTGATTTGCGAAGTGACCGACAATGGACATCCTCAATTAACAAGTTATAGAAGACTAATTATTACTATAAAAACAGATTAA
- a CDS encoding glycosyl hydrolase 115 family protein yields MKILLSVLFLIGLSNMIDAQNKNNYISEIEAEGYFPIRTARGASPLLVNSSDYAGVIRAFKDLQKDINRVSGSKPELYINDIAATKNVIIAGTLGKSDLIDRLVKNEEINVNELRGKWEKFIIKTVNNPFPGIESALVIAGSDKRGTIYGIYDISERIGVSPWHWWADVPVKKKDDIYVIPGTYTDGEPAVKYRGIFINDESPAFRNWAFEKFGGQNHQCYETIFELLLRNKANYLWPAMWLPTIFNEDDPLNPKMADEYGIVMSTSHHEPMMRAHKEWYKFDGGDWNYETNKKKLQEFWRGGIERMGDYESVVTVGMRGDGDDAMSEETAVDMLKQIITDQRNIIADVTGKPAEETPQVWAVYKEVQDYFDQGMRVDDDIIVLFCDDNWGNLRILPKKEDLDHAAGYGIYYHFDYVGAPVSYRWLNTTQIERVWEQMNLAYEHGVKDLWLVNVGDIKPMELPISFFLDYAWNPDAIQAEDLPEYYISWAEQQFDEKYAKEIAELLALYTKYNARRTPEMLSYKTYSVENYREAERIVRDYKTLLKKSSAIYHQLPENNRSAYYQLVQSPIELCANLNEMYVAAGMNRYYAQRGAGSANYYADKVKELFYKDAELTRNFHQKLENGKWNHMMSQTHIGYTSWTHPPLNTMPAVSYVQLKEQATLGYLLEYGKKPYWGWLGVEGDWGFSESLPTFDPMNNQSYYVDIINRGREMLVYSIKAKEKWIKLSKDNGKTLYNEKVYVSIDWDKAPKGNASGEILISSKECEYIVKVPISNHMSEVAGFIENNGVVAFDAVNFSKKKDSNEIHWTIVKNLGRTSSSLIVEPVHIERQVLSEKSPRVEYEFTVFEAGMYTVDAYLSPTQDFRKDDGLRFAISIDDEKPQIINMNQGEEKPDWQYADWWSQSVGNHIKIKSSKHSISKPGSHTLKIWMIDPGIVFQKFEIDRGRKKTSYLGAPQSKYIQVKN; encoded by the coding sequence ATGAAGATATTACTGAGTGTGTTATTTCTTATTGGATTAAGTAATATGATAGATGCACAAAATAAAAATAATTATATTTCTGAAATAGAAGCAGAAGGTTATTTTCCTATTAGGACTGCTAGAGGAGCCTCTCCATTATTGGTGAATTCATCTGATTATGCGGGAGTAATACGTGCTTTTAAAGATTTGCAGAAGGATATAAATAGGGTGTCTGGTTCAAAACCTGAATTATATATTAATGATATTGCAGCAACAAAAAATGTAATAATTGCAGGTACTTTAGGCAAAAGCGACCTGATTGATCGCCTGGTAAAGAATGAGGAAATAAATGTTAATGAGTTAAGAGGAAAGTGGGAGAAGTTTATTATTAAAACAGTAAATAATCCATTTCCTGGTATTGAAAGTGCTCTTGTTATTGCTGGTAGTGATAAAAGAGGAACTATTTATGGAATTTATGATATTTCTGAACGAATAGGAGTTTCTCCTTGGCATTGGTGGGCTGATGTTCCGGTGAAAAAGAAAGATGATATTTATGTTATACCTGGCACGTATACCGATGGTGAACCTGCTGTAAAATATCGGGGTATATTTATTAATGATGAATCTCCTGCTTTTAGGAATTGGGCTTTTGAGAAATTTGGAGGACAAAATCATCAGTGTTATGAAACAATTTTTGAATTACTTCTCAGAAATAAAGCCAATTATCTATGGCCTGCCATGTGGCTTCCTACTATTTTTAACGAAGATGATCCATTAAATCCTAAAATGGCTGACGAATATGGTATTGTGATGTCTACCAGCCATCATGAACCCATGATGCGTGCCCACAAGGAATGGTATAAATTTGATGGAGGGGATTGGAACTACGAAACGAATAAGAAAAAACTACAGGAGTTCTGGCGTGGAGGTATCGAACGGATGGGTGATTACGAGAGTGTGGTTACCGTAGGTATGCGTGGAGACGGAGATGATGCCATGTCTGAAGAGACCGCCGTGGATATGTTAAAACAAATTATAACAGACCAGCGAAATATAATTGCAGATGTAACAGGTAAACCAGCAGAAGAAACTCCTCAAGTGTGGGCTGTGTACAAAGAAGTTCAAGATTATTTTGACCAAGGTATGCGTGTTGATGATGATATAATTGTACTATTTTGTGATGATAATTGGGGTAATTTAAGAATTCTTCCAAAGAAGGAAGATTTGGATCACGCGGCCGGATATGGTATCTATTATCATTTTGATTATGTTGGTGCACCCGTTTCGTATAGGTGGTTAAATACTACCCAGATAGAACGGGTATGGGAGCAAATGAATCTGGCTTATGAACATGGAGTTAAAGATTTATGGCTGGTTAATGTAGGTGATATAAAACCCATGGAATTGCCCATCAGCTTTTTTTTAGATTATGCATGGAATCCAGATGCTATTCAAGCGGAAGATTTGCCTGAGTATTATATTTCCTGGGCCGAACAACAATTTGATGAGAAGTATGCCAAGGAGATTGCAGAATTGCTCGCATTGTATACGAAATATAATGCACGGCGTACTCCAGAAATGCTTTCTTATAAAACATATAGTGTAGAAAATTACCGCGAAGCTGAAAGAATTGTGAGAGATTATAAGACATTGTTGAAAAAGAGTTCGGCCATTTATCATCAACTCCCGGAAAATAATCGTTCAGCTTACTACCAACTAGTGCAATCGCCCATTGAACTGTGTGCTAACTTAAATGAAATGTATGTTGCTGCTGGTATGAATAGATACTATGCGCAACGAGGTGCTGGATCAGCGAATTATTATGCAGATAAGGTAAAAGAGCTATTTTATAAGGATGCCGAATTGACTCGTAATTTTCATCAAAAGCTTGAAAATGGTAAATGGAATCATATGATGTCGCAAACACATATCGGTTATACTAGTTGGACGCACCCTCCATTAAATACAATGCCTGCAGTTTCCTATGTGCAACTGAAAGAACAGGCAACCCTGGGCTATCTTTTAGAATACGGAAAGAAACCTTATTGGGGGTGGCTTGGCGTGGAAGGAGATTGGGGATTCAGTGAATCATTACCAACATTTGATCCGATGAATAATCAGAGTTATTATGTTGATATTATTAATAGAGGAAGGGAAATGTTGGTATATTCTATTAAAGCCAAAGAGAAGTGGATAAAGCTATCAAAAGACAATGGTAAAACACTGTATAATGAAAAGGTATATGTTAGTATCGATTGGGACAAAGCTCCCAAAGGAAACGCCTCGGGGGAGATATTGATTTCAAGTAAAGAATGTGAATATATTGTAAAGGTACCCATCAGTAATCATATGTCTGAGGTAGCGGGTTTTATTGAAAATAATGGTGTTGTGGCTTTTGATGCGGTTAATTTTTCTAAAAAAAAGGATTCAAACGAAATTCATTGGACTATCGTAAAAAATCTTGGACGAACAAGTTCATCCCTGATTGTGGAACCGGTTCATATTGAAAGACAAGTCCTAAGTGAAAAATCTCCCAGGGTTGAATATGAATTTACGGTTTTTGAAGCTGGAATGTATACTGTTGATGCTTATCTTTCACCAACACAGGATTTTAGAAAAGATGATGGGTTGCGATTTGCCATTTCTATCGATGATGAAAAACCACAAATAATAAATATGAACCAAGGAGAAGAGAAGCCGGATTGGCAATATGCCGATTGGTGGTCACAATCAGTGGGGAATCATATAAAAATTAAATCTTCAAAACATAGTATCTCCAAACCTGGCAGCCATACACTTAAAATATGGATGATAGATCCGGGAATCGTATTCCAAAAGTTTGAGATTGATAGGGGGAGAAAAAAGACTTCATATTTGGGGGCTCCGCAAAGCAAATATATACAAGTCAAGAACTGA
- the galB gene encoding beta-galactosidase GalB, translating to MRVKNRLSVLVLLMCCALFACQCSQLETASTRERILFNEDWKFYKYESVEQADSLIYDIRPAIGEVMDNKDADSRPTAPVQMETKQIVLKPWVLPTANKFIKDDANKHRRPHGNPGSDFAFVQADFDDSSWERVDLPQDWAIKGPFQVGWNSEVGGGMGRLPCNGVAWYRKKFLVPQSDHGKSIFLDIDGAMSYAMVWLNGSLIGGWPYGYNSWRLDLSDYLRFGEENQLAIRVDNPNHSARWYSGGGIYRNVWLTKTNKIHVGQWGTYITTSQVSEEKANVHVEVTIDNDLLENVSVACVTEIYPVDCNKQEVVPIGLLLQKVKIKGKQSATIKESVIIDHPQLWNPLPKGEAHLYQAITTVMQNGKILDVYETNFGIRKIEFDADTGVLINGEYIKLKGVNQHHDLGALGAAFNSRAAERQLEILRDMGCNAIRMAHNPPAPELLDLADRMGFVVIDEIFDSWEKKKTPHDFHLIFPEWSEPDARSFIRRDRNHPSVIIWSFGNEVGEQYDGKKGAKVGKRLYDILKEEDPSRPTITAMNFAKPYMELPAVADFIGLNYQGEGIRQDTFFNGVDRIRTKPQYDAFHQEFPNKVIISTETASAFSSRGVYLFPVTSKTSSYVRNGIGGDTNRQQVSSYELYAVDFGSSADKVFKSLETHPFVAGEFVWTGFDYLGEPTPYYLSRSCYSGIIDLAGFKKDRYYLYQAHWRDNYPMVHILPHWDWPDRVGKITPVHVFTSGDEVELFFNDKSLGKKKKKKYEYRLRWDNIIYEPGEIKAVAYKNGKVWAEERMKTTGEAAQLMAEVDRKVIKADGKDLAFISVKVCDKNDLLKVNALHRISFSMEGPGEIVATDNGDPTDMESFASTSRKAFSGRCLVVVKGIKGQEGTMVVKAESDGLKPARIIVRTEK from the coding sequence ATGAGGGTTAAAAATAGATTAAGTGTATTGGTCTTACTTATGTGTTGTGCGCTGTTTGCATGTCAATGTTCTCAACTTGAAACAGCAAGTACCCGAGAACGAATTTTATTCAATGAAGATTGGAAGTTTTATAAATACGAATCGGTAGAACAGGCCGATTCGTTGATTTATGATATACGTCCTGCAATAGGAGAGGTAATGGATAATAAAGATGCAGATTCCAGACCGACAGCTCCTGTTCAGATGGAAACCAAACAAATTGTATTGAAACCATGGGTTTTGCCAACAGCTAATAAATTTATTAAAGATGATGCAAATAAACATAGACGTCCACACGGAAATCCCGGAAGTGATTTTGCCTTTGTACAAGCTGACTTTGATGATTCCTCATGGGAGCGTGTAGATTTACCCCAGGATTGGGCTATAAAAGGGCCTTTTCAAGTGGGCTGGAATAGCGAAGTAGGTGGAGGTATGGGACGATTACCTTGCAATGGTGTAGCTTGGTATCGGAAAAAATTTTTAGTCCCTCAGAGTGATCATGGAAAGTCTATATTTTTAGATATAGATGGTGCGATGTCTTATGCAATGGTTTGGTTGAATGGTTCATTGATAGGTGGCTGGCCCTATGGCTATAATTCATGGCGTCTTGATTTAAGCGATTATTTAAGGTTTGGTGAAGAGAATCAGCTTGCTATTCGGGTAGATAATCCTAATCATTCGGCACGTTGGTATTCGGGAGGTGGAATATATCGAAATGTATGGTTAACTAAAACCAATAAGATTCATGTGGGGCAATGGGGTACTTATATTACTACTTCACAAGTTTCAGAAGAGAAAGCAAATGTACATGTTGAGGTAACCATTGATAATGACTTGTTAGAGAACGTGTCTGTAGCTTGTGTTACTGAGATTTATCCTGTGGATTGTAATAAACAGGAAGTGGTTCCCATTGGTTTGCTTTTGCAAAAAGTGAAAATTAAAGGTAAGCAAAGTGCTACAATTAAAGAATCTGTAATTATTGATCACCCCCAATTATGGAACCCCCTTCCTAAGGGGGAAGCGCATTTGTACCAGGCCATAACTACCGTGATGCAAAATGGAAAAATACTAGATGTTTATGAAACTAATTTTGGAATCAGGAAAATTGAGTTTGATGCGGATACTGGTGTGTTAATAAATGGTGAATATATCAAATTGAAAGGAGTCAATCAACACCACGACTTAGGTGCTTTGGGGGCTGCTTTCAATAGTCGTGCTGCCGAGCGTCAATTGGAAATATTGCGAGATATGGGGTGTAATGCTATCCGTATGGCGCATAATCCACCTGCTCCTGAATTGTTAGATTTAGCTGACCGAATGGGGTTTGTGGTCATTGATGAGATTTTTGATTCCTGGGAAAAGAAAAAAACACCTCATGATTTTCACCTTATTTTTCCCGAGTGGTCGGAGCCTGATGCTCGCTCTTTTATTCGAAGAGATAGAAATCATCCTTCAGTAATTATTTGGAGCTTTGGTAATGAAGTGGGGGAACAATATGATGGTAAAAAAGGTGCGAAAGTTGGAAAACGCTTATATGATATCTTGAAGGAAGAAGATCCTTCGCGACCTACGATTACAGCTATGAATTTTGCAAAGCCTTATATGGAGTTGCCAGCAGTGGCCGATTTTATAGGTCTGAACTATCAGGGTGAAGGAATTCGACAGGATACTTTTTTTAATGGGGTAGATCGCATTAGAACCAAACCTCAATATGATGCATTTCACCAAGAATTTCCCAATAAAGTTATTATAAGTACCGAAACGGCATCGGCTTTTAGTAGTAGGGGGGTGTATCTTTTTCCAGTTACCTCTAAAACAAGTTCTTATGTCCGAAATGGCATTGGTGGGGACACCAATAGGCAACAGGTCAGCTCTTATGAATTGTATGCGGTGGATTTTGGTTCTTCAGCGGATAAAGTATTTAAGTCATTGGAAACACATCCTTTTGTGGCAGGTGAATTTGTATGGACCGGCTTTGACTATTTGGGAGAACCAACACCTTATTATTTGTCACGTAGTTGTTATAGTGGAATTATTGATTTGGCTGGTTTTAAAAAGGATAGATACTATTTATACCAAGCACATTGGCGTGATAATTACCCTATGGTGCACATACTTCCCCATTGGGATTGGCCTGATAGAGTTGGTAAGATTACTCCTGTGCATGTGTTTACTTCAGGTGATGAGGTAGAGTTGTTTTTTAATGATAAGTCGCTCGGAAAAAAGAAGAAGAAAAAATATGAATATCGTTTGCGATGGGATAATATTATTTATGAACCGGGAGAAATTAAAGCTGTGGCCTACAAAAATGGTAAGGTATGGGCCGAAGAGAGAATGAAAACGACTGGTGAAGCTGCTCAATTGATGGCTGAAGTTGATCGAAAAGTAATAAAGGCTGATGGTAAGGATTTGGCGTTTATAAGTGTGAAGGTCTGTGATAAAAATGATTTGTTGAAAGTAAATGCGTTGCATCGAATATCATTTTCGATGGAGGGACCAGGGGAGATTGTTGCTACAGATAATGGAGATCCTACTGATATGGAGTCGTTTGCTTCAACTTCAAGAAAGGCTTTTAGTGGACGCTGCCTTGTGGTGGTGAAAGGGATAAAAGGTCAGGAAGGAACTATGGTTGTAAAAGCAGAATCTGATGGTTTAAAACCTGCAAGGATAATAGTGAGGACAGAAAAATGA